The following proteins are co-located in the Leucoraja erinacea ecotype New England chromosome 27, Leri_hhj_1, whole genome shotgun sequence genome:
- the si:busm1-163l24.3 gene encoding uncharacterized protein si:busm1-163l24.3 isoform X2, whose amino-acid sequence MERSVHVSDLPRGFSKQSLEDKLMIHFLRTKNGGGEIIDVVFPSETLSSALIIFEEAEVAQRVLQIENHVLAINGEQHKLKVKSANTVIQVDQVIPHVSMTINYGKLYGGRRLIRQFQKTHKEIHFGFNQKAEQCTVAGPFSAIKELSGEIHPLLSLNPDQTNVDPSETQHQQHKSQESPAIGRSNGNGKGAQKSNAGSYTKGDNLELQTKAGMESSVHATDRKGTDVPRDKEQHTGTLQDYTLLMDSDIFLYILKFCKDRYESILLKYIVEVVDVTEEGITMVYLHAAPGCLEIATSLQQAHQELSYLYQEFESMLRKEQIGKESLTHDAKLLQNIYVSIQAQYPQINFNQDANYFYLIGTLYDCSLAKKYLQDLKEDLEARSQKEKVVALGSGPVNDQANTSNTSHSLQGFKDVSQVVFPKTSGRKEHKLATNFNGSGNVDSAFKAGSSVAKDNLVPNPDQTAEQLMTGSTKVRGPLVQTRSWEMQQVPQDSASTKEAFTNADKALSIETGQFGGSNKESHTRSSKDFSMLTDQTELLRNPDKTGSDILFQGGGDSSNLFTNKGQQDKSSKGRGPVKSHHSETSAGTLFHQGDLLDTVSPAKGSERQSTKTSLRKTNSFSGCSKSKRSGEAVHKSQEKPAEVGQTEAVTVTEELLIDSDVWSYLKDIHDVTIREITTRNVVLVNEQLLGETTVLMLTALNRDNVTAAKEDILSLYTLVMKHLTQHRLPYRDLGIEECTEKTVEEWRSTLTKTFPKVKFIASQRGFHVIGTYEHCLKVMEAVNPELSSRALEDLSWMDIAPTSSNQQALLDDVNVQGTERENFTRSADGFSSLGRANRPEGINTPDFHRDGHELNSRQEYGPFMDQKRSPKTLDEGNGIESFLDQADSKGQKTIKQMGDVEGVKTRKTLPDKFHLTTSRLTKEGQWYNKETSLQRNKVDSATQSLPTLSYADRSAWSLHQRSNGQYIADSAFDSKGQMQANYVQQQSESNETVLQESKTMRNPQQSQCRSPAIGMDALEPGESTSACYNCKKMGKPSKLGCGHLLCKECHTANQSCLICIQNAVANKNEMQRQPTMKLAVLNIPLSGYSREMTLQIIYNIPDGIQQGGDPNPGEPFRGGEFKAYLPDNLEGKKILMLLQKAFETRLIFKVVSESRRQAYVTWNDIPHKTAIMGGMVIPTHST is encoded by the exons ATGGAGAGGAGCGTACAcgtgtctgacctccccagaggcttTTCAAAGCAGAGCCTCGAAGACAAGCTCATGATTCATTTCTTGCGGACCAAGAACGGAGGAGGTGAAATCATCGACGTGGTGTTCCCCTCGGAGACACTCTCATCTGCTCTCATCATCTTTGAGGAAGCAGAAG TGGCTCAGCGAGTTCTccaaattgaaaaccatgttctTGCAATTAACGGGGAACAACACAAGTTAAAAGTGAAGTCCGCTAATACTGTGATCCAAGTTGATCAG GTCATCCCCCATGtttccatgacaataaactatggaAAACTCTATGGTGGGAGAAGATTAATAAGACAGTTTCAGAAGACGCATAAAGAAATTCACTTTGGTTTTAATCAGAAAGCAGAGCAGTGCACAGTGGCCGGCCCATTCTCAGCCATTAAGGAACTCAGCGGAGAGATTCATCCATTGCTCAGTTTAAACCCCGACCAAACCAATGTCGACCCCAGTGAAACTCAGCACCAACAACACAAGAGCCAAGAAAGTCCGGCCATCGGTCGTTCAAACGGGAATGGGAAAGGTGCCCAGAAATCAAACGCAGGTTCTTACACCAagggggacaatttagaattgcaAACTAAGGCTGGAATGGAAAGTTCTGTTCATGCAACTGACAGGAAAGGCACTGATGTGCCACGGGACAAAGAGCAACATACAGGCACACTTCAGGATTACACTTTATTGATGGACTCTGATATTTTTCTGTATATTCTGAAATTTTGTAAAGACAGGTATGAAAGCATcctgctcaaatacattgtggaGGTGGTGGATGTCACTGAAGAAGGCATCACCATGGTCTATCTGCATGCAGCCCCTGGCTGTTTGGAGATCGCAACGTCACTGCAGCAGGCACATCAGGAGCTCTCTTATCTCTACCAAGAGTTTGAATCAATGCTTCGCAAAGAACAGATCGGGAAGGAGAGTCTAACTCATGACGCCAAACTGCTGCAGAACATCTACGTAAGCATCCAGGCACAATACCCCCAAATAAATTTCAACCAAGACGCAAATTATTTTTACTTAATAGGCACTTTGTATGATTGTTCCCTGGCCAAGAAGTATCTACAGGATTTGAAGGAGGATCTGGAAGCACGATCTCAGAAAGAAAAAGTTGTGGCATTAGGCAGTGGCCCTGTAAATGACCAGGCTAACACCAGCAATACGTCTCACTCTCTGCAAGGATTTAAGGACGTCAGTCAAGTAGTATTTCCAAAGACAAGTGGCAGAAAGGAACACAAATTGGCTACAAACTTCAATGGTAGTGGTAACGTTGACAGTGCCTTTAAGGCAGGAAGCAGTGTGGCTAAGGACAATTTGGTTCCTAATCCTGACCAGACAGCTGAGCAACTGATGACAGGGTCTACTAAGGTGAGAGGTCCACTGGTGCAAACCAGGAGTTGGGAAATGCAGCAAGTTCCACAGGACAGTGCATCCACCAAAGAGGCATTTACTAATGCTGACAAGGCATTAAGCATTGAAACAGGGCAGTTTGGTGGAAGCAACAAAGAGTCTCATACCAGGAGCAGCAAAGATTTTTCTATGTTGACGGATCAAACCGAGCTACTGAGAAATCCTGACAAAACAGGCAGTGACATTTTATTCCAGGGAGGTGGAGATTCTTCCAATCTCTTTACAAATAAAGGACAACAGGACAAAAGTAGCAAAGGGCGTGGCCCTGTGAAGTCCCACCACTCAGAAACATCAGCAGGGACTCTCTTTCATCAGGGAGACCTGCTGGACACCGTTTCTCCAGCTAAAGGTTCAGAACGTCAATCCACCAAAACATCTTTGCGAAAAACCaacagtttctctggatgctcaaaATCAAAGCGGTCCGGAGAAGCTGTCCATAAATCCCAGGAAAAGCCCGCTGAAGTAGGTCAGACTGAAGCAGTGACTGTCACTGAAGAGCTTCTGATAGATTCTGATGTGTGGTCTTATCTGAAAGACATCCATGATGTCACCATAAGAGAAATTACAACCAGAAATGTGGTTTTGGTAAATGAGCAACTGCTGGGAGAAACGACAGTGCTGATGTTAACAGCACTGAACAGGGACAATGTCACAGCTGCCAAGGAGGACATTCTGTCACTTTACACATTGGTCATGAAGCATTTGACCCAACATCGTCTTCCTTACAGAGATCTTGGTATTGAAGAGTGCACAGAGAAAACTGTGGAAGAATGGAGGAGCACATTAACAAAAACATTCCCCAAGGTAAAATTCATTGCTTCGCAACGTGGCTTCCATGTTATTGGCACGTATGAACATTGCTTGAAGGTGATGGAAGCTGTTAACCCCGAGTTAAGTTCGAGAGCTTTGGAAGACTTGTCCTGGATGGACATTGCGCCCACAAGTTCTAATCAGCAAGCGTTACTTGACGATGTTAATGTTcagggcacagagagagagaactTCACCCGATCGGCTGATGGTTTCTCATCCTTGGGTCGAGCCAATAGACCTGAGGGCATCAACACTCCAGACTTCCACAGGGATGGCCATGAATTGAATTCAAGGCAGGAATATGGCCCATTTATGGATCAGAAGAGATCACCAAAAACTCTCGATGAGGGGAATGGTATTGAGTCATTTCTAGACCAGGCTGATTCTAAGGGTCAGAAGACAATCAAGCAGATGGGAGATGTAGAAGGAGTCAAGACAAGGAAGACATTACCAGATAAATTCCATCTTACAACCAGTAGGCTAACGAAGGAAGGCCAGTGGTACAATAAGGAGACCAGTTTGCAACGCAATAAGGTGGATAGTGCAACGCAGTCATTGCCAACGCTTTCTTATGCCGATAGGTCAGCCTGGTCATTGCATCAAAGAAGCAATGGTCAATATATCGCCGATTCTGCTTTCGATTCCaaaggccaaatgcaagcaaactaTGTGCAGCAACAAAGTGAGAGCAATGAGACAGTGCTGCAAGAAAGCAAGACCATGAGAAACCCTCAGCAAAGCCAATGCAGAAGTCCAGCTATAGGAATGGATGCACTGGAGCCGGGCGAATCAACATCAGCATGCTACAACTGCAAGAAAATGGGCAAGCCCTCAAAGCTGGGCTGTGGCCACTTATTGTGCAAGGAATGCCATACAGCCAATCAAAGTTGTCTGATCTGCATTCAAAATGCTGTtgcaaataaaaatgaaatgcaaCG